Below is a window of Microbacterium croceum DNA.
AGACCGGACGCACGCGTATCGAGAGCACCGACCCCCATCTGATCGAGGCGATGGCGATCGATCAGAGCCTGCGCCCCCTCGCGCTGACCAAGCACGTCGACTCGCTGACCACCCGCGTGGGCCGCGACACCGTCTACTGGGCGCTCACCGACGCCCGCTACCCGGCGACCCTCGTCGGCGCGGACGGCAGGGCGCTCGTGAGCGAACGTCACCCCGCCGCCCCGGCCGAGGCCGATGCCACGTCGTCGAGCGACCTGCTGCCGCTGGTCGCTCGACTGCGCTCTCAGCAGGGCCCCGATGCGGACGCCGCGTGGCTGGACCGCGAGCTCGAGGCCGCCGTACGCGCCAGAGCCGTGCTGCGCGTGACCGTCGGGATGCCCGACGGCTCGACGAGGGAACTACTGCTCGAGGCGACCGGTCTCGGCGGAGGACGCCTGCGCGGACGCGATCGTGCGGCGGATGTCGAACGCACTCTGCCCGTCTCGAGCATCCGCGCGGCCAGCGTCGTCTCCCCATAGCGCCCCCTCCTCCCCCGGCCCGGTAAACTGGACAGCTATGTCTGATGGCCCCCTGATCGTCCAGAGCGATCGCACCGTCCTGCTCGAAGTCGCGCACGCGGATGCGGAGAGCGCCCGTCACGAGCTGGCGATCTTCGCCGAGCTGGAACGCGCGCCCGAGCACATCCACACCTACCGGATCACCCGCCTGGGACTGTGGAACGCCCGTGCGGCCGGCCACACCGCCGAAGACATGCTCGAGACCCTCGACCGCTGGTCGCGCTTCCCCGTGCCTCCGTCGGTCGCCGTCGACCTGCGCGAGACCGTCAACCGTTACGGGCGTCTGGTGATCGAGCGAGACGACGAGGGCACACTGATCCTTCGGTCCTCCGACCCGGCCGTGCTGACCCAGGTCGCGAACAACAAGCGCATCCAGCCGCTGCTGATCGGCCACCCGTCTCCGACGACCTTCGTGGTCGACGCGTGGGCGCGCGGACAGATCAAGCAGGAACTGCTCAAGATCGGATGGCCCGCCGAGGATCTCGCCGGATACACCCCCGGCACGCCGCATGAGATCGACCTGGCCGAGGACGGCTGGCAGATCCGCCCCTACCAGCAGGATGCCGTCGACGCCTTCTCGAAGGACGGCTCAGGGGTCGTCGTGCTCCCCTGCGGGGCCGGGAAGACGATCGTCGGCGCGGGCGCCATGGCCGCCACCAAGACCACCACGCTCATCCTCGTGACGAACACGGTCTCGGCGAGGCAGTGGCGTGACGAACTGCTCAAGCGCACGAGCCTGACACCCGAGGAGATCGGCGAATACTCCGGCCAGGCCAAAGAGGTCAAGCCGGTCACGATCGCGACCTACCAGATCCTCACGGCGAAGCGGAAGGGCGAGTACGCCCACCTCGCTCTGCTCGACGCGCTCGACTGGGGCCTGATCGTCTACGACGAGGTCCATCTGCTCCCTGCCCCCGTGTTCAAACTCACGGCCGACCTGCAGGCACGCCGCCGTATCGGGCTGACCGCCACCCTGGTGCGCGAGGACGGACGCGAGGGCGACGTGTTCAGCCTCATCGGCCCCAAGCGGTTCGACGCACCCTGGAAGCAGATCGAAGCGCAGGGCTTCATCTCCCCCGCCGCCTGCTACGAGGTGCGTGTCGACCTCCCACCGGACGACCGGCTGGAGTACGCCGCCGCGACAGACGACGAACGGTACCGTCTCGCGGCATCCGCGCCGGCGAAGATCGACACCGTGAAGGAGCTCATCGCCAAGCACCCGGATGAGCGGATCCTGGTGATCGGGCAGTACCTCGACCAGCTCGAGACGCTGTCGGAGGCGTTGAACGCGCCGCAGATCACCGGAGCGACCCCCGTGGAGGAGCGCGAGGAGCTGTACCGCCAGTTCCGCGAAGGCGAGATCTCGCTGCTCGTGGTCTCGAAGGTCGCGAACTTCTCGATCGACCTGCCGGAGGCATCCGTCGCGATCCAGGTGTCCGGCTCGTTCGGCTCTCGTCAGGAGGAGGCCCAGCGTCTGGGCCGTCTGCTGCGTCCGAAACA
It encodes the following:
- a CDS encoding DNA repair helicase XPB; amino-acid sequence: MSDGPLIVQSDRTVLLEVAHADAESARHELAIFAELERAPEHIHTYRITRLGLWNARAAGHTAEDMLETLDRWSRFPVPPSVAVDLRETVNRYGRLVIERDDEGTLILRSSDPAVLTQVANNKRIQPLLIGHPSPTTFVVDAWARGQIKQELLKIGWPAEDLAGYTPGTPHEIDLAEDGWQIRPYQQDAVDAFSKDGSGVVVLPCGAGKTIVGAGAMAATKTTTLILVTNTVSARQWRDELLKRTSLTPEEIGEYSGQAKEVKPVTIATYQILTAKRKGEYAHLALLDALDWGLIVYDEVHLLPAPVFKLTADLQARRRIGLTATLVREDGREGDVFSLIGPKRFDAPWKQIEAQGFISPAACYEVRVDLPPDDRLEYAAATDDERYRLAASAPAKIDTVKELIAKHPDERILVIGQYLDQLETLSEALNAPQITGATPVEEREELYRQFREGEISLLVVSKVANFSIDLPEASVAIQVSGSFGSRQEEAQRLGRLLRPKQSGHTASFYTLIARDTIDQDYAQNRQRFLAEQGYSYTILDADALAA